The Spirochaetota bacterium genomic sequence AGAACGCCGCGCGGTCAAGACGAATGTTATTCACATATGAGGTGAACGTCACCCTGAATTCTTTCTTGAATTTGATAAGGAAATACGCATGGCTCATGCCGAAACGGCGCGCGATCTGCCGGATATTCGCAGCCGAGGAGGAACGGCGGCTGCAATAGTCGATAACCGATGACCGAAATACATTCCCCTCACCGGCGGAGCGCTGCACAGGTCTGCTTTTTCTGAGCGAAGAACCGCGTACGATAAGCCGCGGCTCGATGAGGATACGCTGCCCTCGTGCCGGACGTTTTCTCTGTACGATCTCAGCGAGCATGCGCACGGCCATCCTTCCCGTTTCATGCGCTTCGATATCGACCGTGGTAAGCGGTCGTGGGCCAGGTGCTGCATCGCTCGCCGAAATTATCGAATGTGGATAGACGATGTTGTCAATACCGGTGATCGCGATCGTGTCGGGAATACGTATTCGCCGTTTGTCCGCATATATCCAGAAAAGATACGCACTGTAATCATTATCGAATACCAGCGCCGACGGATGCTGCCCCCTCGCCATGGTGGAAAAGACGTCCTCGTACTTTGATGTTTCGCCGCGTGACGATGCGCTTCGCTGCGGAAGCCG encodes the following:
- a CDS encoding helix-turn-helix domain-containing protein translates to MATMRIAFFSSDAQIIFSQHAMTVDLMRGVAEESCRYAAGVDYFDDRVRLNDLLKKRAYKRYDGLIAAMPLAQPGEVRAWRALERLLPCVNVLENGGPDSNVVKLDDEQAIDLIVSHLVAEGHPSVGFYGAGSLSFTRRRRHALLRSAQRYGIEVRLPQRSASSRGETSKYEDVFSTMARGQHPSALVFDNDYSAYLFWIYADKRRIRIPDTIAITGIDNIVYPHSIISASDAAPGPRPLTTVDIEAHETGRMAVRMLAEIVQRKRPARGQRILIEPRLIVRGSSLRKSRPVQRSAGEGNVFRSSVIDYCSRRSSSAANIRQIARRFGMSHAYFLIKFKKEFRVTFTSYVNNIRLDRAAFYLRSTAMTVTDIYFEVGYKSHEHFNRFFKKRFGLLPTVYRKRNASVHQAH